A genome region from Megalobrama amblycephala isolate DHTTF-2021 linkage group LG16, ASM1881202v1, whole genome shotgun sequence includes the following:
- the LOC125249233 gene encoding uncharacterized protein LOC125249233 gives MICKKLRDRDMLFHDVVFAAVFFAFYPSGKAHMQNWVKQWPGEVYRTPGENITIHCHTHGDIQEAICLVHWYNNRDGKYDRIDKLPQFSGRHSEHKKANHSRSSFTLTSLELNDTGLFYCNYICRINGTPEQYYGTGTRLFVHFSTENVTHGSPLCTSNITDGVEDEYRVYLLFPFLVLIVLLTKLVVFMFMSSIALFSSH, from the exons ATGATTTGCAAGAAGCTCAGAG ACAGAGATATGTTATTCCATGATGTCGTCTTTGCCGCTGTCTTCTTTGCTTTTTATCCCTCAG GAAAGGCTCACATGCAAAACTGGGTGAAGCAGTGGCCAGGTGAGGTGTACAGGACACCTGGAGAAAACATCACCATACACTGTCACACTCATGGAGACATTCAGGAGGCCATCTGTTTAGTACACTGGTACAATAACAGAGATGGGAAATACGACCGCATCGACAAGCTTCCTCAGTTTAGTGGGAGACATTCTGAACACAAAAAAGCAAACCACTCACGCTCAAGCTTCACCCTGACCTCCCTAGAGCTCAACGACACCGGCTTGTTCTACTGTAATTATATCTGCAGAATTAATGGCACACCTGAGCAGTACTATGGGACTGGGACTCgactttttgtacattttagtaCTGAAAATGTGACTCATGGCAGCCCACTTTGTACCTCCAATATTACAG ATGGAGTGGAGGATGAATACAGAGTTTACCTGCTTTTCCCCTTTcttgttttaattgttttattaactAAACTTGTGGTATTTATGTTTATGAGTTCTATTGCACTTTTTTCATCACATTAA